Proteins encoded together in one Hymenobacter monticola window:
- a CDS encoding DUF4268 domain-containing protein translates to MYSKAEATQLRQAFWTTFGQYMAPIPSAEGDTTNWINYKTGIKHLYFRMQADNRRAKIAIELNHPDVGIRELFWEQFLELRTLLHETLGETWVWEADSIDAQGLPLSCIYQELSPVNIFNRDDWPKLISFFKPRIIALDAFWADAQYTFEALK, encoded by the coding sequence ATGTACAGCAAAGCAGAAGCTACCCAACTGCGCCAAGCCTTCTGGACCACTTTTGGTCAATACATGGCGCCCATTCCTTCGGCCGAGGGCGACACCACCAACTGGATTAACTACAAGACGGGCATTAAGCACCTGTATTTTCGGATGCAGGCTGACAACCGGCGCGCCAAAATCGCCATCGAGCTCAACCACCCCGACGTGGGTATTCGGGAGCTGTTCTGGGAGCAGTTTCTGGAGTTGCGCACGCTGCTGCACGAAACCCTGGGCGAAACCTGGGTTTGGGAAGCCGATTCCATCGATGCCCAGGGCTTGCCGCTGAGCTGCATTTACCAGGAACTGAGCCCCGTCAATATCTTCAACCGCGACGACTGGCCGAAGCTGATTTCATTTTTTAAACCCCGCATCATCGCCCTTGATGCCTTCTGGGCCGATGCGCAGTACACGTTTGAGGCGCTGAAATAG
- the aroC gene encoding chorismate synthase: MSNTFGSLFRITTFGESHGAGIGVVIDGCPAGVAVDAARIQAALDRRRPGQSDLTTPRKEADTVHIQSGLFEGLTTGTPISLFIPNADQRSDDYSHIAHAYRASHADYTYDVKYGRRDYRGGGRSSARETAARVAAGAVAMQLLAHFGVEIVAYVSAVGEVEVPLDYQELDLSLIDSNPVRCPHPETAARMEARIREAQAARDTVGGVITGVARRVPAGLGEPVFDKLPAVLGHALLSINAVKGFEFGSGFAGTKLPGSVHNDEFYTDETGAVRTRTNHSGGSQGGISNGQDIYFRVAFKPVATLLQPQQTINDQGEAVTLVGRGRHDACVLPRAVPIVEAMTQLVLADLLLRARANKL; the protein is encoded by the coding sequence ATGTCCAATACTTTCGGCTCCCTCTTTCGCATCACCACGTTTGGCGAGTCGCACGGGGCGGGCATTGGCGTTGTCATTGATGGCTGCCCGGCCGGGGTGGCCGTCGATGCCGCCCGGATTCAGGCGGCGCTCGACCGGCGCCGGCCGGGGCAGTCCGACCTCACCACGCCGCGCAAGGAAGCTGACACCGTGCACATTCAGTCGGGCCTGTTTGAGGGGCTCACCACCGGCACGCCCATCAGCCTGTTCATCCCCAACGCCGACCAACGTTCCGACGACTACTCGCACATTGCCCACGCCTACCGCGCCAGCCACGCCGACTACACTTACGACGTGAAATACGGCCGGCGCGACTACCGCGGCGGCGGCCGCAGTTCGGCCCGCGAAACCGCCGCTCGTGTGGCCGCCGGTGCCGTGGCCATGCAGCTGCTGGCGCATTTCGGGGTTGAGATTGTGGCCTACGTGTCGGCCGTGGGCGAGGTAGAAGTGCCGCTGGACTACCAGGAGCTGGATTTAAGCTTAATTGACAGCAACCCTGTGCGCTGCCCGCACCCCGAAACAGCCGCCCGCATGGAAGCCCGCATCCGCGAAGCGCAGGCCGCGCGCGACACCGTGGGCGGCGTGATTACGGGCGTGGCCCGGCGCGTGCCCGCCGGGCTGGGCGAGCCCGTGTTCGACAAGCTGCCGGCCGTGCTGGGCCACGCTTTGCTGAGCATTAATGCGGTGAAAGGGTTTGAGTTTGGCTCCGGCTTTGCGGGCACCAAGCTGCCCGGCTCGGTGCACAACGACGAGTTTTACACCGACGAAACCGGTGCCGTGCGCACCCGCACCAACCACAGCGGCGGCAGCCAGGGCGGCATCAGCAATGGGCAGGACATTTATTTCCGGGTAGCCTTCAAGCCCGTGGCCACCCTGTTGCAGCCCCAGCAAACCATCAACGACCAGGGCGAAGCGGTGACGCTGGTGGGCCGTGGCCGGCACGATGCCTGCGTGCTGCCCCGCGCCGTGCCCATCGTGGAAGCCATGACGCAGCTGGTGCTGGCCGACTTGCTGCTGCGCGCACGGGCGAACAAGCTGTAG
- a CDS encoding DUF5777 family beta-barrel protein translates to MRRHFYANYCFPGLLLAGLLALATPARAQTDLLRDLEKQTTDSTQQETVAATFKGTHIINAQSVETPGRGTLAFLIQHRFGTLNSGAYEFFGLDNAELRLSFEYGLSDRLAVGVGRSSQEKTFDGFLKYRALRQSTGAHAMPVSVTLFASSAITTLKFNQLANVETRSTASRLDYAYQVLIARKFNSNLSVQLMPTLIHRNYVALAGMQNDVYAIGAGLRQKLTKRVAFTADYFYTLPGYVADNFHNALGLGVDIETGGHVFQLHVTNSRGMIEKFFVPQTEGNFFKGDIYFGFTVARNFTIKSQL, encoded by the coding sequence ATGCGCCGTCATTTTTACGCCAATTATTGCTTCCCGGGCCTGCTGCTGGCAGGCCTGCTCGCGCTGGCCACCCCCGCCCGCGCCCAAACCGACTTGCTGCGCGACCTCGAAAAGCAAACCACCGATTCGACCCAGCAGGAAACAGTGGCCGCTACGTTCAAGGGCACGCACATCATCAACGCCCAATCGGTGGAGACACCGGGCCGCGGCACGCTGGCTTTTCTCATTCAGCACCGCTTCGGCACGCTCAACAGCGGCGCTTACGAATTTTTCGGCCTTGATAACGCCGAGCTGCGCCTCAGCTTCGAGTACGGACTGAGCGACCGGCTGGCCGTGGGCGTGGGGCGCAGCTCGCAGGAAAAAACCTTCGACGGCTTCCTGAAATACCGGGCCCTGCGCCAGAGCACCGGCGCGCACGCCATGCCGGTTTCGGTCACGCTGTTTGCGTCGTCGGCCATCACCACGCTCAAATTCAACCAGCTTGCCAACGTCGAAACGCGCAGCACCGCCTCGCGGCTCGACTACGCCTATCAGGTGCTCATCGCCCGCAAATTCAACTCCAACCTGTCGGTGCAGCTCATGCCCACGCTTATTCACCGCAACTACGTGGCGCTGGCCGGCATGCAAAACGACGTGTACGCCATCGGGGCCGGCCTGCGCCAGAAGCTGACCAAACGCGTGGCCTTCACCGCCGACTACTTTTACACGCTGCCCGGCTACGTGGCCGATAACTTCCACAATGCCCTCGGCCTGGGTGTCGACATCGAAACCGGCGGCCACGTCTTCCAGCTGCACGTTACCAATTCCAGAGGCATGATTGAAAAATTCTTCGTGCCCCAAACTGAAGGCAACTTCTTCAAAGGCGACATCTACTTCGGCTTCACCGTGGCCCGCAATTTCACCATCAAGTCGCAGCTGTAA
- a CDS encoding BatD family protein, with product MAGLWWLLGLSTAVAQPGAPKPATSPAPADVELVPGPATLPVTGVFTLGFRLGGGTLEKYSDFPELDGFKKAGKTRTNTVRTVQGRRFVDVTITQRYVPYGEGDVVIKPFQLTVNGVVLRGGGSTVHVGPAPAPNPGTITKPANPTAPLQAVADLDKMFGKPKAALYQDVPDHAFLAVVAEQPRVFVGEGVRVGLYFYLKPEDQALLDFHDFNDQLPPLLHELHQPTAWQEPGPEASVTPDTVRHQGQRYLRFRLAENIYYPLTTQPLRFPPLALTMVKFKVLKKPEPGQDNRLAGYKTYYAPGAQVQVQALPEADQRGAVPVGNFRMREAASRTRFRVGESFTYIFGVEGSGNLAAVLAPSWPAWPGLEVFGPEVKEQPTPGGGRKLFRYRLVARRPGVLPLDSLIRLVVFNPATARYDTLRPQLRPNVEGVAATPTALPKPEDDPFYGPALANADDTLQSVDVYRDVRHYADWLLIGLAGLAGFGWWRAGRRA from the coding sequence ATGGCAGGCCTCTGGTGGCTGCTGGGGCTAAGCACGGCCGTGGCGCAACCCGGCGCCCCCAAGCCGGCCACCAGCCCAGCCCCGGCCGATGTGGAGCTGGTGCCCGGCCCGGCCACCTTGCCCGTCACGGGTGTTTTCACGCTGGGCTTCCGGCTAGGCGGCGGCACGCTGGAGAAGTACTCGGATTTTCCGGAGCTGGACGGCTTTAAAAAGGCCGGCAAGACGCGCACCAACACCGTGCGCACCGTGCAGGGCCGCCGCTTCGTCGACGTCACCATCACGCAGCGCTACGTGCCTTATGGCGAGGGCGACGTCGTTATCAAGCCCTTTCAGCTCACCGTGAATGGCGTGGTGCTGCGCGGCGGCGGCAGCACCGTGCACGTGGGACCGGCCCCGGCGCCCAACCCCGGCACCATCACCAAGCCCGCCAACCCCACCGCTCCCCTGCAAGCCGTGGCCGACCTCGACAAGATGTTCGGCAAGCCCAAGGCGGCGCTGTACCAGGACGTGCCCGACCACGCCTTTTTGGCCGTGGTGGCCGAGCAGCCGCGCGTGTTTGTGGGCGAGGGCGTGCGCGTGGGCCTGTACTTCTACCTTAAGCCCGAAGACCAGGCCCTGCTGGACTTTCACGATTTCAACGACCAGCTGCCGCCGTTGCTGCACGAGTTGCACCAGCCCACCGCCTGGCAGGAGCCCGGCCCCGAAGCCAGCGTGACGCCCGACACCGTGCGCCACCAGGGCCAGCGCTACCTGCGCTTCCGGCTGGCCGAAAACATCTATTATCCGCTCACGACCCAGCCCCTCCGCTTCCCGCCCCTGGCCCTGACCATGGTGAAATTCAAGGTGCTGAAAAAGCCCGAGCCGGGCCAGGACAACCGCCTGGCCGGCTACAAAACCTACTACGCGCCGGGCGCGCAGGTGCAGGTGCAGGCCCTGCCGGAGGCAGACCAGCGCGGGGCCGTGCCCGTGGGCAATTTTCGAATGCGGGAAGCCGCCAGCCGCACCCGGTTTCGGGTGGGCGAGTCGTTCACCTACATTTTTGGCGTAGAAGGAAGCGGCAACCTGGCGGCCGTGCTGGCGCCCTCGTGGCCGGCTTGGCCGGGCCTGGAAGTGTTTGGCCCCGAAGTGAAAGAACAGCCCACGCCGGGCGGCGGGCGCAAGCTGTTTCGCTACCGGCTGGTGGCGCGGCGCCCCGGTGTGCTGCCGCTCGACAGCCTCATCCGCCTGGTGGTGTTCAACCCCGCCACGGCCCGCTACGACACCCTGCGGCCCCAGTTGCGCCCGAATGTGGAGGGCGTTGCAGCCACTCCCACGGCCTTGCCCAAGCCCGAGGACGACCCCTTCTACGGCCCCGCCCTGGCCAATGCCGACGACACCCTGCAGTCGGTGGACGTGTACCGCGACGTGCGCCACTACGCCGACTGGCTGCTCATCGGCCTGGCGGGGCTGGCGGGCTTCGGCTGGTGGCGGGCCGGGCGGCGGGCGTAA
- a CDS encoding outer membrane beta-barrel protein, producing the protein MPLASSTSALPTPLALVATVETKPAAVETEPRFFIGLVGAPDVSTVKFVGVEKPLLNLGLTLEYRFTNRLRVSTGLLRANKEYYARREDYDWTNYPRAQTRSFSWVEGKCTVLDVPLNLRYDAVVRNNARWFGSAGLSSFFMHRENYSYDYLEGGDYKLWELPGLVNANQHLFSVLNLSAGYERSLGRHWRLQAEPYFKLPLGGVGAGKVKLTSAGVFLGVKYGF; encoded by the coding sequence GTGCCCCTGGCCTCTTCCACCTCGGCGCTGCCCACTCCGCTGGCATTGGTGGCAACAGTCGAAACCAAGCCTGCGGCTGTGGAGACGGAACCGCGCTTTTTCATTGGCCTGGTGGGTGCGCCCGACGTAAGCACCGTGAAGTTTGTCGGCGTAGAAAAACCGCTGCTCAATCTGGGGCTGACCCTGGAATACCGCTTCACCAACCGGCTGCGCGTGAGCACCGGCTTGCTGCGTGCCAACAAGGAGTACTACGCCCGCCGCGAAGACTATGACTGGACGAACTATCCCCGGGCCCAGACCCGCAGCTTCTCCTGGGTAGAAGGCAAGTGTACCGTGCTCGACGTGCCCCTGAACCTGCGCTACGATGCCGTGGTACGGAATAACGCCCGCTGGTTCGGCTCGGCCGGCCTGTCGTCCTTCTTCATGCACCGCGAAAACTACAGCTACGACTACCTGGAAGGCGGCGACTACAAGCTGTGGGAACTGCCGGGGCTGGTCAACGCCAACCAGCACCTGTTCAGCGTCCTCAACCTGTCGGCTGGCTACGAGCGCAGCCTGGGCCGCCACTGGCGCCTGCAGGCCGAGCCTTACTTCAAGCTGCCGCTGGGCGGTGTGGGTGCCGGCAAAGTGAAACTTACCAGCGCCGGCGTTTTTCTGGGCGTGAAATATGGGTTTTAA
- a CDS encoding RNA polymerase sigma factor, with protein sequence MLHLSSPKSAPPTLPELLAACQRHDRVAQRRLYGQFHGFAMSICLRYARDRDQALEAANDGFLKVFRDLYRFDAARHPEDVLGSFRGWLKRIMIHTAIDHYRANERHQHQQELDDVTLNQADQSATPLDALSYDELLALVQRLPPAYRAVFNLAVIDGFGHEEIAEQLRISVGTSKSNLFKARAHLRTLLAQHATISMPRYVVG encoded by the coding sequence ATGCTGCACCTCTCCTCACCTAAATCTGCTCCCCCCACGCTGCCCGAGCTGCTGGCAGCCTGCCAGCGGCATGACCGGGTGGCGCAGCGCCGCCTCTACGGGCAGTTCCACGGCTTTGCGATGAGCATTTGCCTGCGCTACGCCCGCGACCGTGACCAGGCCCTGGAGGCAGCCAACGACGGCTTTCTAAAAGTATTCCGTGACCTGTACCGCTTCGACGCGGCGCGCCACCCCGAGGATGTGCTGGGCTCGTTCCGGGGCTGGCTCAAGCGCATTATGATTCACACGGCCATCGACCACTATCGCGCCAACGAGCGCCACCAGCACCAGCAGGAGCTCGACGACGTGACCCTGAACCAGGCCGACCAGAGCGCCACGCCCCTCGACGCGCTGAGCTACGACGAGCTGCTGGCCCTGGTGCAGCGCCTGCCGCCGGCCTACCGCGCCGTGTTCAACCTGGCGGTAATTGACGGGTTTGGCCACGAGGAAATCGCCGAGCAGCTGCGCATCTCGGTGGGCACGTCCAAGTCCAACCTATTCAAGGCCCGCGCCCATTTGCGCACGCTACTGGCCCAACACGCTACTATTTCAATGCCCCGCTATGTGGTCGGATAA
- the secDF gene encoding protein translocase subunit SecDF yields the protein MRNKGLIIALTLVVTALCAYFLFFTYVSRGVQQKAVAYATRNGKLDEGQRQHYLDSVWRAPVFGPFTYREVRQSELGLGLDLKGGMHVTLEVSPVEIVRAMSGNSKDAAFNKSIEQAQEAQKTNATTPFTALFAQAWQQNSGGKPLATIFANTTNKSRNIDINSSNEKVIGAIDKEVDEAIDRSFNILRTRVDKFGVNQPSIQRVKGTGRLQIELPGVDNPDRVRKLLQGQAKLEFWEVWNQNEIGPYLVALDKQLQAKQTAATAAPAVATATTDSTATTAAAGDSTTLEAQLAKQSKTGKNPAADSAAANKPGVLAKLFTMPGRLGVNLRDTSAMNKILRSPEAKATLPPTLALTWLNKPKTIDKQEYLELIPVRKTRDGVPMLSGEAVNDARADIGQAGQPEVLMNMTPAGSRKWAKMTGANIGKQVAMVLDDYVISAPVVQNEITGGGTSITGDFQIEETQDMANSLKAGKLPAPTRIVEEAVVGPSLGQEAINQGLYSSLAGVVIIMLFMAFYYGRAGIVADIALLFNIFLILGVLAQFGTALTLPGIAGLILVMGTSVDANVLIFERIREELDHGLSLTDAINKGYSRAFSAIFDSNVTTMLIAVILGFFGTGPVQSFAVTLGIGVLTSFLSAVFVSRLIIEWMVKGNENHPMTFSTALSRNLFKNLNFDIVGKRKLAYTFSTLFIVAGFVLMAVQGGPNLGVDFKGGRAYVVDFNKTMVASDVADKIRPVFEGAGLEVKQYGAPDRLRITTGYLAEDESVAADQKVVAALNKGLAGYSADAPVIKSTSKVGATIADDIKRTSVLSLGLTLLGIFVYVLFRFEKWQYSMAAVVALFHDALLVIAAFPIARLFGLNYEMDQIFVAALLTVIGFSMNDTVVIYDRIREYLRENPKLTFAQVVNPALNSTFSRTMITFTTVFLVVFVMYVFGGETLRSFSFAMIIGIIFGTYSSLFIATPIILDTYGKKEERERKAAGEDINGVDAGTPKLSQANV from the coding sequence ATGCGTAACAAAGGATTAATTATCGCGCTCACCCTCGTCGTCACGGCGTTGTGCGCGTACTTCCTGTTTTTCACCTACGTCTCGCGCGGGGTGCAGCAGAAGGCCGTGGCTTATGCCACGCGCAACGGCAAGCTCGACGAAGGGCAGCGCCAGCACTACCTCGATTCGGTGTGGCGGGCGCCCGTGTTCGGGCCATTCACCTACCGCGAGGTGCGCCAGAGCGAGCTCGGCCTCGGCCTCGACCTGAAAGGCGGCATGCACGTGACGCTGGAAGTATCGCCGGTGGAAATTGTGCGCGCCATGAGCGGCAACAGCAAAGATGCGGCCTTCAACAAGTCGATTGAGCAAGCTCAGGAAGCCCAGAAGACCAATGCCACCACGCCGTTCACGGCGCTGTTTGCCCAGGCTTGGCAGCAAAACTCGGGCGGCAAGCCCCTGGCTACCATCTTCGCCAACACCACCAACAAGAGCCGCAACATTGACATCAACTCCTCGAACGAGAAGGTGATTGGCGCCATTGACAAGGAAGTGGACGAAGCCATCGACCGCTCGTTCAACATCTTGCGCACCCGCGTCGACAAATTCGGCGTGAACCAGCCCAGCATTCAGCGCGTGAAGGGCACCGGCCGCCTCCAGATTGAGCTGCCCGGCGTAGATAACCCCGACCGCGTGCGCAAGCTGCTGCAAGGCCAGGCCAAGCTGGAGTTCTGGGAAGTATGGAACCAGAACGAAATCGGCCCCTACCTAGTAGCCCTCGACAAGCAGCTGCAAGCCAAGCAGACGGCCGCCACGGCCGCTCCTGCTGTAGCTACCGCTACCACTGACTCTACTGCTACCACCGCCGCTGCCGGCGACTCCACCACCCTGGAAGCCCAACTCGCCAAGCAAAGCAAAACCGGCAAAAACCCTGCTGCGGACTCGGCCGCAGCCAACAAGCCCGGCGTATTAGCCAAGCTTTTCACCATGCCCGGCCGCCTGGGCGTGAACCTGCGCGACACCTCGGCCATGAACAAAATCCTGCGCTCGCCCGAGGCCAAAGCCACCTTGCCCCCCACCCTGGCCCTGACCTGGCTCAACAAGCCCAAGACCATTGACAAGCAGGAGTACCTGGAGTTGATTCCGGTGCGTAAAACCCGCGACGGTGTGCCCATGCTGAGCGGCGAAGCCGTGAACGACGCCCGCGCCGACATCGGCCAAGCTGGCCAGCCCGAAGTGCTGATGAACATGACCCCCGCAGGCTCGCGCAAGTGGGCCAAGATGACCGGTGCCAACATTGGCAAGCAAGTGGCCATGGTACTCGACGACTACGTCATCTCGGCGCCGGTGGTGCAAAACGAAATCACGGGCGGCGGCACCAGCATCACGGGCGACTTCCAGATTGAGGAAACCCAGGACATGGCCAACAGTCTGAAGGCCGGCAAGCTGCCCGCTCCTACGCGCATCGTGGAAGAAGCCGTGGTAGGTCCCTCGCTCGGTCAGGAAGCCATCAACCAGGGCCTGTACTCGTCGCTGGCCGGTGTGGTGATTATCATGCTGTTTATGGCCTTCTACTACGGCCGTGCCGGTATTGTGGCCGATATCGCCCTGCTTTTTAACATCTTCCTGATTCTGGGCGTGTTGGCCCAGTTCGGCACTGCCCTCACACTGCCCGGCATCGCCGGTCTGATTCTGGTGATGGGCACCTCGGTGGATGCCAACGTACTGATTTTCGAACGGATTCGGGAAGAACTCGACCACGGGCTCAGCCTCACCGACGCCATCAACAAAGGCTACTCGCGCGCCTTCTCGGCCATTTTTGACTCGAACGTAACCACCATGCTGATTGCCGTGATTCTCGGCTTCTTTGGCACGGGCCCGGTGCAAAGCTTTGCCGTCACGCTCGGCATTGGTGTGCTCACCTCGTTCCTGTCGGCTGTGTTCGTGTCGCGCCTCATCATCGAATGGATGGTGAAAGGCAACGAGAACCACCCGATGACCTTCAGCACGGCCCTGTCGCGCAACCTCTTCAAAAACCTCAACTTCGACATTGTGGGCAAGCGCAAGCTGGCTTACACTTTCTCGACGCTCTTTATCGTGGCCGGCTTCGTGCTGATGGCCGTGCAGGGCGGCCCCAACCTGGGCGTGGACTTCAAAGGCGGCCGCGCTTACGTGGTGGACTTCAACAAAACGATGGTCGCCTCGGACGTGGCCGACAAAATCCGCCCCGTGTTTGAAGGCGCTGGCCTCGAAGTGAAGCAGTACGGTGCCCCCGACCGCCTGCGCATCACCACCGGCTACCTGGCCGAAGACGAGAGCGTAGCCGCCGACCAAAAGGTAGTAGCCGCCCTCAACAAGGGCTTGGCCGGCTACAGCGCCGACGCCCCGGTTATCAAGTCGACCTCGAAAGTGGGCGCTACCATCGCCGACGACATCAAGCGCACCTCGGTGCTCTCGCTGGGCCTCACCCTGCTGGGCATCTTCGTGTATGTGCTGTTCCGCTTCGAGAAGTGGCAGTACTCGATGGCCGCCGTGGTGGCCCTGTTCCACGACGCCCTGCTCGTGATTGCGGCCTTCCCCATTGCCCGCTTATTCGGCCTGAACTACGAGATGGACCAGATTTTCGTGGCTGCCCTGCTCACGGTTATCGGCTTCTCGATGAACGACACGGTGGTTATCTACGACCGTATCCGCGAGTACCTGCGCGAGAACCCCAAGCTGACTTTCGCCCAAGTGGTGAATCCGGCTTTGAACTCGACCTTTTCGCGCACCATGATTACGTTCACCACGGTGTTCCTGGTGGTGTTTGTGATGTACGTGTTCGGCGGCGAAACCCTCCGCTCGTTTTCCTTCGCCATGATTATCGGCATCATCTTCGGCACGTATTCGTCGCTGTTCATTGCCACGCCGATTATCCTCGATACCTATGGCAAGAAAGAAGAGCGGGAGCGCAAGGCCGCTGGTGAAGACATCAACGGTGTAGATGCTGGCACGCCCAAGCTGAGCCAGGCCAACGTCTAG
- a CDS encoding NifU family protein, producing MSVSIYAEASPNPESMKFVLNQNLLADGVSVDYPTLEAAANSPLAQELFNFDYVGRIFIAQNFVTVTKTQPDLGWTQLIPELRQFLKGYVEAGGPIFTVDPAAEQKAAQAATAGDPTQQDGQIAQKVIDLLDNYVRPAVEQDGGNITFKSYHEGIVTVNLQGSCSGCPSATVTLKSGIENLLKRMVPEVQSVVAEGVLV from the coding sequence ATGTCTGTTTCCATTTATGCCGAAGCCTCTCCCAACCCGGAGAGCATGAAATTTGTCCTCAACCAGAACCTGCTGGCCGATGGCGTGAGCGTGGATTATCCCACCCTCGAAGCCGCCGCCAATTCGCCGCTGGCGCAGGAGTTGTTCAATTTTGATTACGTGGGCCGCATTTTCATCGCCCAGAACTTCGTGACCGTGACCAAAACGCAGCCTGACCTGGGCTGGACGCAGCTCATCCCCGAGTTGCGCCAGTTCCTGAAGGGTTACGTGGAAGCCGGTGGCCCCATCTTCACCGTGGACCCCGCCGCTGAGCAGAAAGCCGCCCAGGCCGCCACGGCCGGCGACCCCACCCAGCAGGACGGTCAGATTGCCCAGAAAGTCATCGACCTGCTCGACAACTACGTGCGCCCCGCCGTGGAGCAGGATGGTGGCAACATCACCTTCAAAAGCTACCACGAAGGCATCGTGACCGTGAACCTGCAAGGCTCGTGCTCCGGCTGCCCCTCGGCCACCGTCACGCTGAAGTCGGGCATCGAAAATCTGCTCAAGCGCATGGTGCCCGAAGTGCAAAGCGTAGTGGCCGAAGGCGTGCTGGTGTAA
- a CDS encoding YceI family protein, which yields MKRPFFLLLAFFSLTALSHAHAQGKFMTKTGRVSFFSASPIEDIEAQNQQVAAVLDFAGGQLAFSVPIKAFVFKRTLMQEHFNENYMESDKFPKATFSGRFVSFDAAALATAGPHNVQVEGDLTLHGVTHRVQVPASVELKSGQVLAAATFPVATADYNIEIPLLVRNNIAKIVTVRVALTCAPVSGGAVGAATPAH from the coding sequence ATGAAACGCCCTTTCTTTCTGCTGCTTGCGTTTTTCTCGCTCACGGCCCTGAGCCACGCCCACGCGCAAGGCAAGTTCATGACCAAGACGGGGCGGGTGTCGTTTTTTTCGGCCAGTCCCATCGAGGACATTGAAGCCCAGAACCAGCAGGTTGCCGCCGTTCTCGATTTTGCGGGCGGCCAGCTGGCTTTTTCGGTTCCCATCAAAGCCTTCGTATTCAAGCGCACGCTCATGCAGGAGCACTTCAATGAGAACTACATGGAATCGGATAAATTTCCGAAAGCCACCTTTTCAGGCCGCTTCGTGAGCTTTGATGCTGCCGCGCTGGCCACCGCGGGGCCACACAACGTGCAGGTGGAGGGCGACCTGACCCTGCACGGCGTGACGCACCGCGTGCAGGTGCCCGCCAGCGTGGAGCTGAAAAGTGGCCAGGTGCTGGCAGCGGCTACGTTTCCGGTGGCAACGGCCGACTACAACATTGAAATTCCGCTGCTTGTGCGCAACAACATCGCCAAAATCGTGACCGTGCGCGTGGCCCTCACCTGCGCCCCCGTGAGTGGCGGCGCCGTGGGCGCTGCTACGCCGGCCCACTAA
- a CDS encoding uridine kinase family protein, with product MHTPYLIGITGGSASGKTTFLRRLLASFPEEQICLISQDNYYHPREKQLRDDQGVENFDLPASIDAAAYADDVLRISQGHEVRRKEYTFNNAAVTPKELVFRPAPIVVVEGIFVFHFEEIAKLLDLKVYIDAQEHVKLHRRIIRDRDERGYDLADVLYRYTHHVAPTYEQFIAPYKHYADIVIPNNRHFEKGLEVLVGFLQGKVAAAQR from the coding sequence ATGCACACCCCGTATCTAATTGGCATCACCGGCGGCAGCGCTTCTGGTAAAACCACGTTTCTGCGCCGGCTTCTGGCTTCGTTTCCCGAAGAGCAGATTTGCCTCATCTCGCAGGATAATTACTACCACCCGCGCGAAAAGCAGTTGCGCGACGACCAGGGCGTCGAGAACTTCGACCTGCCCGCCAGCATCGACGCCGCGGCCTACGCCGACGACGTGTTGCGCATCAGCCAAGGGCACGAGGTGCGCCGCAAAGAATACACCTTCAACAACGCGGCCGTGACGCCCAAGGAGCTGGTGTTTCGGCCGGCGCCTATCGTAGTGGTGGAGGGTATTTTCGTGTTTCACTTCGAGGAAATCGCCAAGCTGCTCGACCTCAAGGTGTACATCGATGCCCAGGAGCACGTAAAGCTGCACCGCCGCATCATCCGCGACCGCGACGAGCGCGGCTACGACCTGGCCGACGTGCTCTACCGCTACACCCACCACGTGGCGCCCACCTACGAGCAGTTCATTGCGCCCTACAAGCACTACGCCGATATTGTGATTCCCAACAACCGCCACTTCGAAAAGGGGCTGGAGGTGTTGGTGGGATTCCTGCAGGGCAAGGTGGCCGCCGCGCAGCGATAA
- a CDS encoding c-type cytochrome, giving the protein MRLALAGVSLLALGLAAGCTYSHGDPAPACDVPSENVTYSAVISPIFDAHCRECHSTADYSTKGGGNNFGDYAAINRYFSPAKIIGSIRHAPNADPMPQNREKLSECDIQRIEKWIAAGKPNN; this is encoded by the coding sequence GTGCGGCTCGCGTTAGCGGGCGTTTCACTCCTGGCGCTGGGCCTCGCGGCCGGGTGCACCTACTCGCACGGCGACCCCGCGCCGGCTTGCGACGTGCCCAGCGAAAACGTGACCTACAGCGCCGTCATCTCGCCCATTTTCGATGCGCACTGCCGCGAGTGCCACAGCACCGCCGACTATTCGACCAAGGGCGGCGGCAACAACTTCGGCGACTACGCGGCCATCAACCGCTATTTCTCGCCCGCCAAAATCATCGGCAGCATCCGGCACGCCCCCAACGCCGACCCCATGCCGCAGAACCGCGAAAAGCTTTCGGAATGCGACATCCAGCGCATTGAAAAATGGATAGCGGCCGGCAAGCCCAACAACTAA